A single window of uncultured Pseudodesulfovibrio sp. DNA harbors:
- a CDS encoding methyl-accepting chemotaxis protein, with protein sequence MFKDLSLKWKVMSLALVGPLLVAAILAAQQVIQIQNSGEKDIIDQSRAVVLMAEAARQEMSKKLEMGVIMPFDQLKHSKAKIIEAIPVITAIKMAKRQSNELDFQFRVPKVSPRNPENAPTPLESKVLAELKAKNLTEKILIEDNQIRYFRAIRLTKECLYCHGDARGDVDPTGGIKEGWKVGEIHGAFQIISSLEGAKANILKAELYTAGETLFILLLIGFLVWLLVKKIIVNPLFRIRIFAQSVASGELDATPEGVFSAELRSVKNSIETMVDKLKAQMFEAAEKKEEAETAKGKAESAMEEAKEHESTATNLLTKMQRIAQDASIIVEQVTSAADELSTQADQVSQGADVQRDRTTQTATAMEEMNATVLEVARNSASSADSAANAKTQAQEGAVVVREATTAIREVHDLTATLKNSMGKLGEQTTDIGQIMNVIEDIADQTNLLALNAAIEAARAGEAGRGFAVVADEVRKLAEKTMAATKEVGDAIQAIQDGAASNIKSVDTAALAVEQATELANQSGESLDRIVSFADETSGQVQSIATAAEEQSAASEEINQAVDDINLIASETADGMNQSAEAINELARLSNELRHLIKEMNE encoded by the coding sequence ATGTTTAAAGATCTCAGTTTAAAATGGAAAGTGATGTCCCTTGCTCTGGTCGGCCCCCTCCTTGTCGCCGCCATTCTTGCAGCGCAACAGGTAATCCAGATTCAAAACAGTGGCGAAAAAGACATTATCGACCAAAGTCGCGCTGTGGTACTCATGGCTGAAGCAGCCCGACAGGAGATGTCCAAAAAGTTGGAAATGGGTGTTATCATGCCCTTTGATCAACTGAAACATTCCAAAGCAAAAATAATTGAAGCGATTCCTGTCATTACCGCCATCAAAATGGCAAAACGCCAATCAAATGAGCTCGATTTTCAATTCAGGGTTCCCAAAGTCAGTCCTCGAAACCCAGAAAATGCCCCTACCCCGCTAGAGAGCAAAGTTCTGGCCGAACTCAAAGCAAAGAATCTCACTGAAAAAATTCTGATCGAAGACAATCAAATCCGCTATTTCCGCGCCATTCGACTGACCAAGGAATGCCTATACTGCCATGGAGATGCCAGAGGCGATGTTGACCCCACGGGCGGTATCAAGGAAGGCTGGAAAGTAGGTGAAATCCACGGCGCATTTCAAATCATATCCTCACTGGAAGGAGCAAAAGCAAACATTCTCAAGGCAGAGCTGTATACGGCAGGTGAGACACTGTTCATCTTGCTGCTCATTGGTTTCCTTGTTTGGCTTCTGGTCAAAAAGATCATCGTCAACCCGCTTTTCCGCATCCGTATCTTTGCGCAAAGCGTCGCTTCTGGAGAACTGGACGCCACCCCCGAAGGTGTTTTTTCAGCAGAACTTCGCTCTGTGAAAAACAGCATTGAAACCATGGTCGACAAACTCAAAGCCCAAATGTTTGAAGCCGCAGAAAAAAAGGAAGAAGCCGAAACGGCCAAAGGGAAGGCTGAATCTGCCATGGAAGAAGCCAAAGAACACGAGAGTACAGCGACAAACCTGCTGACCAAGATGCAACGTATTGCCCAAGATGCCTCAATCATTGTGGAGCAAGTCACTTCGGCCGCAGACGAACTCTCAACTCAGGCAGATCAGGTCAGTCAGGGCGCAGACGTTCAACGAGACCGCACAACCCAAACAGCAACGGCCATGGAAGAAATGAACGCGACAGTACTTGAAGTCGCTCGCAATTCGGCCAGTTCAGCAGACTCAGCCGCCAATGCCAAAACACAGGCTCAAGAAGGAGCCGTTGTTGTCCGTGAAGCCACGACAGCCATTCGCGAGGTGCATGATCTTACAGCCACGCTCAAAAATTCCATGGGCAAACTTGGTGAACAAACTACCGATATCGGCCAAATCATGAATGTTATTGAAGACATCGCGGATCAAACCAATCTTCTTGCCCTAAACGCAGCAATCGAGGCCGCTCGGGCAGGCGAAGCAGGACGCGGATTCGCTGTCGTTGCTGATGAAGTTCGCAAATTAGCAGAAAAGACTATGGCCGCCACCAAGGAAGTAGGCGATGCCATTCAGGCCATTCAGGACGGCGCGGCATCCAATATCAAAAGTGTGGACACCGCAGCCCTCGCAGTAGAACAGGCCACGGAACTTGCCAATCAATCTGGAGAATCTTTAGATCGTATTGTTTCCTTTGCCGATGAAACTTCCGGCCAAGTCCAATCCATTGCTACAGCAGCCGAAGAACAATCCGCAGCATCCGAAGAGATCAACCAGGCCGTCGACGATATCAACTTGATCGCTTCAGAAACCGCTGACGGCATGAATCAATCTGCCGAGGCAATCAATGAGCTGGCTCGACTCTCCAACGAACTCCGCCATCTCATCAAGGAAATGAACGAGTAA
- a CDS encoding SLC13 family permease, which translates to METAQAAKPAFDWKRLVFMLLGVVLFAVVYFAPAWPDAIDPMGQHFPLPTEAKGAIAVFLLAGTWWVFEVVPIGVTSLMIGILQVMFLIRPAKVAFKDFMDPSVLFIFASIMIGLVFTKTGLTKRLAYKMLDVVGERTSMIYLGVFVVTAALTHIMAHTAVAATIYPLLLAIYALYGEGDKPTKFGKGLFIGMAYVAGAGSIVTLLGAARGAVALGFYKEIVNVDIGFFELSYYMAPIGWAMTFLLWGFFMIVCKPEKDRIPGLREKARELNAKMGSLTRDEILAAVIVGGVICIMSLRSFVPALQAVDKTAIILCSSVLFFVFKILDLKDLEDIPWNIILLFAGAMSIGFCLWETGAAKWMAVNWLVMFQDANWFIFVMSIAFFVMMMTNFIMNVAAIAISLPVALVIAPYLGVAPEVILYASLVVAGMPFLLLVGAAPNAIAYDSGQFTTGEFFGWGVPASILLMVVVGIAILVIWPIMGMPITLPAGG; encoded by the coding sequence ATGGAAACAGCTCAAGCTGCCAAACCCGCATTCGACTGGAAACGCCTGGTGTTCATGCTCCTCGGCGTCGTACTCTTCGCCGTTGTCTATTTTGCCCCAGCCTGGCCGGACGCCATTGACCCCATGGGTCAACACTTTCCCCTGCCCACAGAAGCAAAAGGCGCGATTGCCGTCTTTCTGCTAGCTGGTACATGGTGGGTATTTGAAGTCGTCCCCATCGGCGTCACTTCGTTGATGATCGGTATTCTTCAGGTCATGTTCCTGATTCGCCCAGCCAAAGTGGCGTTCAAGGATTTCATGGATCCGTCCGTTCTATTCATTTTCGCCTCCATCATGATCGGTTTGGTTTTCACCAAAACCGGCCTGACAAAACGACTTGCATACAAAATGCTTGATGTCGTTGGCGAACGCACCTCAATGATCTATCTCGGCGTCTTTGTGGTGACGGCCGCCCTGACCCACATTATGGCGCACACCGCTGTGGCAGCCACTATATATCCGCTGCTGCTCGCCATCTATGCATTGTACGGTGAAGGCGACAAACCCACCAAATTCGGTAAAGGGCTGTTTATCGGCATGGCCTACGTCGCCGGTGCTGGCTCCATTGTCACCCTGCTTGGCGCAGCTCGTGGAGCAGTCGCTCTCGGCTTCTACAAGGAAATCGTCAACGTAGACATCGGCTTCTTCGAGCTGAGTTACTACATGGCACCCATCGGTTGGGCCATGACCTTCCTGCTGTGGGGCTTCTTCATGATCGTATGCAAGCCTGAAAAAGACCGTATTCCCGGCCTGAGAGAAAAAGCGCGTGAACTCAACGCAAAAATGGGCAGTCTGACCCGTGATGAGATTCTTGCTGCCGTTATCGTCGGTGGTGTTATCTGTATTATGTCCCTGCGCTCTTTTGTCCCAGCCCTCCAGGCTGTTGACAAGACCGCAATCATCCTCTGTTCTTCGGTACTCTTCTTTGTCTTCAAGATTCTTGATCTGAAAGACCTCGAAGACATCCCCTGGAACATCATCCTGCTGTTCGCCGGTGCCATGTCCATTGGTTTCTGTCTCTGGGAAACCGGAGCGGCCAAGTGGATGGCTGTTAACTGGTTAGTCATGTTCCAGGATGCGAACTGGTTCATCTTCGTCATGTCCATCGCCTTCTTCGTCATGATGATGACCAACTTCATCATGAACGTCGCGGCCATCGCCATATCGTTACCGGTTGCCCTCGTTATCGCGCCTTACCTCGGCGTGGCTCCCGAAGTCATCCTGTACGCCTCTCTGGTTGTTGCTGGTATGCCCTTCCTGCTCCTCGTCGGCGCGGCTCCCAACGCCATCGCCTACGACTCCGGACAGTTCACCACTGGTGAATTCTTCGGCTGGGGCGTTCCCGCTTCCATCCTGCTGATGGTCGTTGTCGGTATCGCAATCCTCGTCATCTGGCCGATTATGGGTATGCCCATCACTCTGCCCGCAGGCGGTTAA
- a CDS encoding NifB/NifX family molybdenum-iron cluster-binding protein, with the protein MEKILIPLTGNELAPRFDIALEVLIVSVTRETSAMGKIDEKVVILDTPSSEAMYRMVMSENIKTIICAGIEKEIFDFLRRKRIRIIDNVCGPVDAVLEAYLMGNLSQGQNYY; encoded by the coding sequence ATGGAAAAAATTCTTATCCCCCTCACCGGCAACGAACTGGCTCCCAGGTTCGACATTGCCCTCGAAGTACTCATTGTTTCCGTTACCCGAGAGACAAGCGCCATGGGTAAAATCGATGAGAAAGTTGTCATTCTCGACACTCCCTCCAGTGAAGCCATGTATCGAATGGTCATGTCGGAAAACATCAAGACCATCATCTGTGCAGGCATTGAAAAAGAGATATTCGATTTCTTGCGACGCAAGCGAATCAGAATCATAGATAACGTCTGCGGCCCGGTCGATGCGGTTCTCGAAGCATATCTCATGGGGAACCTCTCTCAGGGACAAAACTACTACTAG
- a CDS encoding transferase, protein MEKLEALFDHIAARVNVNLKPMGIDVRPLLNNAIPRESHLLYYAFYALTEDHPISFKFTNSNLSGSYFLGKTQVDRSVLYKSDIRGDELKQKGDVVEFNGVKTKLFYDEVIRIINSFLVKTLVHNQSKNPEIPEVFRILNTVAMHYSNIHGTTTEGVYLGPFSTVDLSVMHNCVVGDFAYVQAGDLSRVTIEPGRVWVKAGDLFEFNYVYPEGVVEKYVKLDKNGKLSGQFIEYVDDFKEDFVPIYSTAAPETDVVIPESAYVSPYAVIKGHCEIGENALIVQRAHIENSIIGEGANAQENCYIRDSIFEGNNVTAHGGKVIHTRNGKNVFVGFNSFVHGTKSCPIVIGKDSIVMPHTIIDAEEPIEIPENSAIWGYVTKQADLATQCVNLDDLAKTTEITLGNATFKGDGMAFVEAFKHRIDHIREENGAYFDGSDKTRGHAQKTQDACFNILQPFQSGPEAGMYPTMTIGD, encoded by the coding sequence ATGGAAAAACTCGAAGCCCTCTTTGATCACATCGCGGCCCGGGTCAACGTCAACTTAAAGCCCATGGGCATTGACGTTCGCCCCCTGCTCAATAATGCTATCCCCAGAGAGAGTCATCTCCTCTATTATGCGTTTTATGCTCTGACCGAAGACCATCCTATTAGCTTCAAATTCACCAACTCCAATCTCTCCGGTTCTTATTTTCTCGGCAAAACCCAAGTTGATCGCTCCGTCCTGTACAAATCAGACATTCGCGGAGATGAACTCAAACAAAAAGGTGATGTTGTTGAATTCAACGGCGTCAAAACCAAACTCTTCTATGATGAGGTCATCCGCATCATCAACTCCTTCCTGGTCAAAACACTGGTTCATAACCAATCAAAAAACCCGGAAATCCCAGAAGTCTTTCGCATCTTGAACACAGTCGCCATGCACTACTCGAATATCCACGGGACTACGACTGAAGGTGTCTACCTCGGCCCCTTCTCCACCGTTGACCTTTCAGTCATGCACAATTGCGTTGTCGGTGACTTTGCCTATGTTCAGGCAGGTGATCTCTCCCGTGTAACCATCGAACCTGGCCGCGTATGGGTCAAAGCCGGTGACTTGTTTGAATTCAATTATGTCTATCCTGAGGGCGTAGTAGAAAAATACGTCAAACTTGATAAAAACGGCAAACTCTCAGGACAGTTTATCGAGTACGTGGATGACTTCAAAGAAGACTTCGTCCCAATCTATTCCACTGCCGCACCTGAAACAGACGTTGTCATTCCCGAATCTGCCTATGTCAGTCCCTATGCGGTCATCAAGGGACACTGCGAAATCGGTGAAAACGCTCTCATCGTTCAACGAGCTCACATCGAAAACTCCATCATCGGCGAGGGTGCCAACGCACAGGAGAATTGCTACATCAGAGACTCCATATTCGAAGGCAACAACGTCACAGCCCACGGCGGTAAGGTCATCCACACCCGCAACGGCAAAAATGTATTTGTTGGATTCAATTCCTTCGTCCACGGCACAAAATCTTGTCCTATCGTAATTGGCAAGGATTCCATTGTCATGCCCCATACTATAATTGATGCCGAAGAACCTATCGAAATACCTGAAAACTCGGCAATATGGGGATACGTTACCAAGCAAGCCGATCTCGCAACTCAATGCGTTAATCTTGATGATCTGGCAAAAACAACCGAAATAACCCTCGGTAATGCCACATTCAAGGGTGATGGCATGGCTTTTGTAGAAGCATTCAAGCATCGCATTGATCACATCCGTGAAGAAAACGGTGCATATTTCGACGGCTCGGATAAAACCCGCGGCCATGCACAGAAGACTCAGGACGCATGCTTCAACATCCTCCAGCCCTTCCAGTCCGGGCCGGAAGCAGGTATGTATCCTACCATGACAATCGGCGACTAG
- the nhaB gene encoding sodium/proton antiporter NhaB: MSQSLTKAFGRNFLGNAPSWYKLAILAFLVINPILVYTVGPFIAGWVLIAEFIFTLAMALKCYPLPPGGLLAIQAVFLGLTEPATVYHEALNNFEVILLLIFMVAGIYFMKDFLQFTFTRILTKVRSKIVISLLFCFAGAFLSAFLDALTVTAVIIAVAYGFYNVYHRYASGKTMSCSHDLCSDEAVKEAARQELLDFRAFLRNLMMHGAVGTALGGVCTIVGEPQNLLIGSEMGWHFIPFFLKVAPVSMPVLVTGLLTCIVVEKFHIFGYGAQMPGNIRSHLLETAIQMEEKRGMRGKAKLIVQALIGIWLIVALAMHLAAVGIIGLSVIVLLTCFNGFTDEHQLGPAFEEALPFTALLVVFFSIVGVIHDQHLFAPVMDVVLSMQGQAQLAAYYVANGVLSMISDNVFVATVYISETKMHFTNLLGTVPGVEDSVALMERLTDGHLDRAQTISTLPAAIQGQVSDMMNHFDKLAVAINTGTNIPSVATPNGQAAFLFLLTSALAPVIRLSYGRMVVLALPYTITMSIMGLVATYYFM; the protein is encoded by the coding sequence ATGTCCCAATCCCTGACCAAGGCCTTTGGCAGAAACTTTCTCGGCAATGCGCCGAGCTGGTACAAGTTAGCCATCCTGGCCTTTCTTGTCATCAACCCGATTCTTGTCTACACCGTCGGTCCGTTTATAGCGGGCTGGGTGTTAATCGCCGAATTCATCTTCACCCTGGCAATGGCACTAAAATGCTATCCGTTGCCTCCGGGTGGTCTGCTGGCCATTCAGGCGGTTTTTCTCGGGCTAACTGAACCGGCAACGGTTTATCATGAAGCACTCAACAACTTTGAGGTAATCTTGCTGTTGATCTTCATGGTCGCAGGCATCTACTTCATGAAAGACTTCCTGCAATTCACCTTCACCCGTATCCTGACCAAAGTACGCTCAAAAATCGTCATCTCTCTGCTGTTCTGTTTTGCAGGTGCATTCCTGTCCGCCTTCCTTGATGCCTTGACCGTTACTGCTGTCATCATCGCCGTGGCTTACGGGTTTTATAATGTCTATCACCGATACGCTTCCGGCAAAACAATGAGCTGTTCCCATGACCTCTGTTCTGATGAGGCCGTCAAAGAAGCAGCCCGCCAAGAACTTTTGGACTTTCGGGCCTTCCTACGCAATCTGATGATGCACGGCGCAGTCGGTACCGCCCTCGGTGGTGTCTGCACTATCGTTGGTGAACCGCAGAACTTACTCATCGGCTCTGAAATGGGCTGGCACTTTATTCCCTTCTTCCTCAAGGTTGCCCCGGTCTCCATGCCCGTACTTGTTACTGGCTTGCTGACCTGCATTGTTGTGGAAAAATTCCACATCTTCGGTTACGGCGCACAAATGCCGGGCAACATCCGCTCACACCTGCTTGAAACCGCCATCCAGATGGAAGAAAAACGCGGCATGCGCGGCAAGGCCAAATTGATTGTTCAGGCGCTGATCGGCATCTGGCTGATCGTTGCCTTGGCCATGCACTTGGCTGCGGTCGGTATCATCGGCTTGTCCGTTATCGTTCTGCTGACCTGTTTCAACGGTTTCACTGATGAACACCAACTTGGGCCGGCATTTGAAGAGGCTTTGCCTTTCACCGCCCTGCTCGTGGTCTTCTTCTCCATTGTCGGCGTCATCCATGATCAGCATCTATTTGCTCCGGTCATGGACGTCGTGCTGTCCATGCAGGGACAAGCTCAGCTTGCCGCCTATTATGTAGCTAACGGTGTTCTGTCCATGATTTCGGACAACGTGTTCGTGGCGACCGTGTATATCTCGGAAACCAAAATGCACTTCACTAACCTGCTTGGTACCGTCCCCGGCGTGGAAGACAGTGTCGCTCTTATGGAAAGGTTGACCGACGGTCATCTGGACCGTGCACAGACCATCTCGACTCTGCCCGCAGCCATTCAGGGACAGGTCTCCGACATGATGAATCACTTCGACAAACTGGCTGTCGCCATCAACACGGGTACGAACATCCCGTCCGTGGCAACTCCCAACGGTCAGGCCGCATTCTTATTCCTGTTGACCTCGGCTTTGGCCCCGGTCATCAGGCTTTCATACGGCCGCATGGTTGTATTGGCTCTGCCTTACACCATTACAATGTCAATAATGGGTCTCGTTGCCACTTACTACTTCATGTAG
- a CDS encoding CBS domain-containing protein, with product MKIKDLMTPVEDYQTLGLEASLSDVVSALHDSKHRDILIVDENDAFAGVVTMTDIIVALEPNYKKLNKTDLGSDILSNRFVAEQFKEFNLWTNTLTDLCSKSIDLKAKDVMHVPEDTHYIDKNGDLEHGVHLYIIGAPQPLIVRSNGKVEGILRMADVFDEIINRMSACAG from the coding sequence ATGAAAATCAAAGACCTGATGACTCCGGTAGAGGATTACCAGACCCTTGGTCTGGAAGCCTCTCTGAGCGATGTCGTGAGTGCCTTGCACGACAGTAAACATCGCGACATCCTCATTGTGGATGAAAACGATGCCTTTGCAGGCGTGGTGACCATGACGGACATCATCGTTGCGCTGGAACCAAACTACAAGAAGCTCAACAAAACCGATCTGGGCAGCGACATTTTGTCCAACCGATTTGTGGCCGAGCAGTTCAAGGAATTCAATCTCTGGACCAACACCTTGACCGACCTCTGTAGCAAGAGCATCGATCTCAAGGCCAAGGACGTCATGCATGTCCCCGAAGACACCCATTACATAGATAAAAACGGCGATTTGGAGCATGGTGTACATCTGTATATCATTGGAGCTCCCCAACCCCTGATCGTCCGTAGTAACGGCAAAGTGGAAGGTATCCTCCGCATGGCCGATGTCTTTGATGAAATCATTAATCGCATGAGCGCCTGTGCCGGCTAG
- a CDS encoding sigma 54-interacting transcriptional regulator, producing the protein MPIADPTALIHSLTDKKGLAALLDVLPLGVAIMDTEGTLLAVNNTYEDITGVEGKQVLGMKCLHALRCDFCMKNCPVMTEWEDRTPQTVEANILNRSREKVFVNLTLAPLIGDDNTIQGVIETITPSGGGPLDEVAGHVLGLGELVGRSPQVRKIFSMTPSIAQTDSPVLLTGETGTGKDMLAEEIHNESDRDGPFVKVNCGALPDPLLESELFGHNKNAFPGADQTKQGRLRMAHGGTLFITEIGDLPMRLQTKLLAYMDNHVVRPMGSTKGVRTDVRIMAASNTDLEEAVRNKTFRQDLLYRLNVIRLHLPPLRERGEDLLLLQDHFLKMFQLRYKKKVERFSKNVDNLLKSYTFPGNIRELRNLIEYAVNFCDTPVIRMRHLPGYILHGHGLPENLVTPPSQHPHNPGEVRTARPERWEDVQRKMILEALIKTGGRKQQAAELLGWGRSTLWRKMKHFGIE; encoded by the coding sequence ATGCCCATAGCTGATCCAACCGCGTTGATACACAGCCTGACAGACAAAAAAGGACTCGCCGCACTCCTTGATGTCCTTCCGCTTGGTGTTGCCATCATGGACACAGAAGGGACCCTGCTTGCTGTCAACAACACCTACGAAGACATCACGGGGGTTGAAGGGAAACAGGTCCTCGGCATGAAATGTCTTCATGCCTTGCGGTGTGACTTCTGCATGAAGAACTGTCCGGTCATGACCGAATGGGAAGACCGAACTCCCCAGACCGTCGAAGCCAACATTCTCAATCGCAGCAGAGAAAAGGTCTTCGTCAACCTGACTCTTGCCCCCCTCATAGGCGATGACAATACCATACAAGGTGTCATTGAAACCATCACGCCAAGCGGTGGCGGACCTCTTGACGAGGTGGCCGGCCATGTTCTGGGACTTGGTGAACTGGTTGGCCGAAGCCCCCAGGTCCGAAAAATCTTTTCCATGACGCCATCCATTGCCCAAACTGATTCCCCGGTGCTTCTTACAGGGGAAACAGGCACTGGTAAGGACATGCTCGCTGAAGAAATTCATAACGAATCCGATCGTGACGGGCCATTCGTCAAAGTCAATTGCGGAGCACTCCCTGACCCACTCCTTGAATCTGAACTCTTCGGGCACAACAAGAACGCGTTTCCCGGGGCGGATCAAACCAAGCAGGGACGGCTACGAATGGCTCATGGTGGCACGTTATTCATCACCGAAATCGGCGATCTTCCCATGCGACTGCAAACAAAACTCCTTGCCTACATGGACAATCACGTGGTGCGCCCCATGGGGTCCACCAAAGGAGTACGTACAGATGTTCGTATCATGGCAGCCAGCAACACAGATCTGGAAGAAGCCGTACGCAACAAAACATTTCGGCAAGACCTTCTTTACCGCCTCAATGTCATCCGCCTCCACCTGCCTCCCTTACGAGAGCGTGGTGAAGATTTGCTTTTGCTTCAAGACCACTTTCTGAAAATGTTCCAACTTCGCTACAAGAAAAAAGTGGAACGGTTCTCCAAAAACGTAGACAACCTCCTTAAGTCATACACATTCCCCGGCAACATTAGGGAATTACGAAACCTCATTGAGTATGCCGTCAACTTTTGTGACACCCCAGTCATCCGCATGAGACATTTGCCGGGCTATATCCTGCACGGGCACGGACTCCCGGAAAATCTTGTGACACCCCCGAGCCAACACCCTCACAACCCGGGCGAAGTCAGAACAGCACGCCCTGAACGATGGGAAGACGTTCAACGCAAGATGATACTGGAAGCTCTGATCAAAACCGGCGGACGCAAGCAACAGGCAGCGGAACTCCTCGGATGGGGCCGCAGCACTTTGTGGCGTAAAATGAAACATTTCGGCATAGAGTAA
- a CDS encoding Dabb family protein codes for MVKHIVMWTLKEEAEGASAQENGAKMKEMLELLNGRIEGLQHIEVSCEIVAAEPECHIVLCSEHDDVDALNHYQGHPEHQACVAFVKKVAAGRKALDYVV; via the coding sequence ATGGTCAAACATATCGTCATGTGGACATTGAAAGAGGAAGCCGAAGGAGCATCTGCCCAGGAGAACGGGGCAAAAATGAAAGAGATGCTGGAATTGCTTAACGGACGTATTGAAGGGTTGCAGCACATTGAGGTGAGTTGTGAAATTGTTGCTGCTGAGCCGGAATGCCATATTGTTTTGTGTTCGGAACATGATGACGTGGATGCTTTGAATCATTATCAGGGACATCCTGAGCACCAGGCGTGTGTAGCTTTCGTGAAGAAGGTTGCAGCGGGCCGTAAGGCTTTGGACTATGTCGTCTAG